Proteins co-encoded in one Theileria equi strain WA chromosome 3, complete sequence genomic window:
- a CDS encoding hypothetical protein (encoded by transcript BEWA_000790A): MRIFNLLFTVFILQFSECGNEYSNTNIPENHLSGSLQSTSEIFESNQGSPGENEDTGGAQQPLFHEVTMDLSRLDEEVFEIEEDEETGGVSSGLIIPGEEYYVNKVVYGTNVLWESDGEWKCTHVEVHINTSKILVIIGYENERNLEYKGMQKHMGGLWYETDDFDDILVDMMEEPDNLVSKSMRLRRCG, from the coding sequence ATGAGGATTTTCAATTTACTATTCACTGTATTCATTCTGCAGTTTTCAGAATGCGGAAATGAATACAGTAATACCAACATCCCAGAAAACCACCTCAGCGGCAGTTTACAGAGTACCTCAGAGATATTTGAAAGCAACCAAGGCTCACCCGGAGAAAATGAAGATACGGGTGGTGCTCAACAACCCCTGTTTCATGAGGTCACAATGGACCTTTCAAGGTTGGATGAGGAGGTATTCGAGattgaagaagatgaggaaaCAGGTGGTGTATCCTCCGGACTCATCATTCCAGGAGAAGAATACTATGTCAACAAGGTGGTTTATGGCACCAACGTACTTTGGGAATCAGATGGCGAATGGAAATGCACGCACGTAGAAGTCCACATAAACACAAGCAAAATACTCGTAATCATAGGATATGAAAATGAGAGAAATTTAGAATACAAGGGAATGCAAAAACATATGGGCGGATTGTGGTATGAAACCGATGACTTTGATGATATCCTAGTGGATATGATGGAAGAACCTGACAACTTGGTTAGCAAAAGTATGCGATTAAGGCGTTGCGGATGA